A region from the Salminus brasiliensis chromosome 22, fSalBra1.hap2, whole genome shotgun sequence genome encodes:
- the aqp8a.2 gene encoding aquaporin-8a.2 yields the protein MEEEKFELEKVDRSSQEKANKATRPPNMFERVIQPCIAELVGTTFFVFIGCVSVIENVEGVGRLQPALVHGLAVAVMVACMAEISGSHFNPPFTIGIFLCGGIQLSMAVFYLISQLIGGVLGAAMSKVMTSGKNYLNATGAAFTILKSDDQLGAAIFAEIAMTCLVTMVVLLGAVNGKSKSPLVPFMVGCTVIINILAGGDVSGTCLNPARALGPAVMSGYWTYHWVYWVGPISGGLVAAALVRLLLGDEKIRVIMK from the exons ATGGAAGAAGAGAAATTCGAGCTGGAGAAGGTGGACAGAAGCTCACAGGAAAAGGCCAACAAAGCGACCAGACCTCCCAACATGTTTGAGAGAGTGATTCAGCCGTGCATTGCAGAGCTGGTGGGGACCACGTTTTTCGTCTTCATTGGCTGTGTGTCAGTGATTGAGAATGTGGAAGGAGTGGGAAGACTGCAGCCAGCACTGGTGCATGGTCTTGCAGTGGCTGTGATGGTGGCGTGTATGGCTGAGATCAG CGGATCTCATTTCAACCCTCCTTTCACCATTGGCATCTTCCTGTGTGGAGGAATACAGCTGTCAATGGCCGTCTTTTACCTTATCAGCCAGCTTATTGGAGGTGTGCTTGGTGCTGCTATGTCAAAG GTCATGACATCAGGTAAAAACTACCTGAACGCCACCGGGGCAGCTTTTACTATTTTGAAATCAGACGACCAACTAGGAGCTGCCATCTTTGCTGAGATAGCCATGACGTGCCTGGTGACTATGGTAGTGCTGCTGGGGGCGGTCAATGGGAAAAGTAAGAGCCCACTGGtgccttttatggtgggctgcACTGTAATCATCAATATCTTGGCAGg TGGCGATGTGTCAGGAACCTGTCTGAACCCAGCGAGAGCATTAGGACCAGCAGTGATGTCCGGATACTGGACGTATCACTGGGTGTATTGGGTGGGCCCTATTAGTGGAGGTCTAGTAGCTGCAGCTCTTGTAAG GCTTCTGCTGGGAGATGAGAAGATTCGAGTAATAATGAAGTAA
- the hbae5 gene encoding hemoglobin, alpha embryonic 5 produces the protein MSLSEKDKSIVKSFWGKVAPKADQIGHDALFRMLSVYPQTKTYFSHWSDMSAGSAPVKNHGKKIMGGLAEAVAKIDDLFGGLLTLSELHAFQLRVDPANFKILSHNILVVLAIHYPVDLTPEVHLAIEKFLANVALAMSDKYR, from the exons ATGAGCCTCTCTGAAAAGGATAAAAGCATTGTCAAGAGCTTCTGGGGGAAGGTCGCCCCAAAGGCTGATCAAATCGGACACGATGCCCTGTTCAG gATGCTCTCGGTCTATCCTCAGACCAAGACCTACTTCTCCCACTGGTCAGACATGAGCGCTGGTTCTGCCCCCGTGAAGAACCACGGCAAGAAGATCATGGGAGGACTGGCCGAGGCTGTGGCCAAAATCGACGATCTCTTTGGAGGACTTCTCACCCTTAGCGAGCTACATGCCTTCCAACTGAGAGTGGACCCTGCCAACTTCAAG ATCCTGTCCCACAATATCCTCGTGGTGCTGGCCATTCATTACCCGGTTGATCTTACTCCCGAGGTCCACCTGGCCATTGAGAAGTTCCTCGCCAATGTGGCCCTGGCCATGTCTGATAAATATCGTTAA
- the LOC140544493 gene encoding hemoglobin subunit beta-2-like, with the protein MVEWTEEERAFIREVFSRLKYEDVGPKSLCRALIVYPWTQRYFTHFGNLYNEDAIMANPEVVRHGAVVLHGLDAALKNLDNIKSSYAELSELHSEKLHVDPDNFKLLADCITVVIATKMRAGFTPPMQAAWYKFLSVVVSALSKQYH; encoded by the exons ATGGTGGAGTGGACAGAAGAAGAGCGAGCCTTCATCCGGGAGGTTTTCAGTAGGCTTAAGTATGAAGATGTAGGTCCTAAATCTCTATGCAG GGCCTTGATCGTGTACCCCTGGACTCAGCGCTACTTTACTCATTTCGGAAACTTGTATAACGAGGATGCCATCATGGCCAATCCGGAGGTGGTCCGACACGGGGCGGTGGTGCTGCACGGCCTGGATGCAGCCTTAAAGAACTTGGACAACATCAAGAGCAGCTACGCCGAGCTGAGCGAGCTGCACTCCGAGAAACTACATGTGGATCCGGACAACTTCAAG CTGCTGGCTGACTGTATTACTGTGGTGATCGCCACCAAGATGCGCGCCGGCTTCACTCCACCCATGCAGGCCGCCTGGTACaagttcctctcagtggtggtCTCAGCTCTCAGCAAGCAGTACCACTAA
- the hbae4 gene encoding hemoglobin subunit alpha-D-like gives MLSQRERELLIELWDRLTPVAEDIGSEALLRMFATFPKTKTYFAHLDLSAQSEPLRSIGKKIVEAIAEGTRHIGTAQFTSSLSYLSRFHAYQLRIHPTNFKLFNHCMLVTLACYLGEDFSPKAHAATDKYLSAYSAVLAEKFR, from the exons ATGCTGTCACAGCGGGAGAGAGAGCTACTGATAGAGCTGTGGGACAGACTGACTCCTGTGGCTGAAGACATCGGCTCTGAGGCTCTTCTAAG GATGTTTGCGACATTTCCTAAAACTAAGACGTATTTCGCACACCTGGACCTGAGCGCTCAATCTGAGCCCCTGCGCTCCATTGGGAAGAAGATAGTGGAGGCAATAGCTGAGGGCACCAGACACATCGGCACTGCCCAGTTCACCTCCAGCCTCAGCTATCTCAGCAGATTCCATGCCTATCAACTCCGAATACATCCAACCAACTTCAAG CTTTTCAACCACTGTATGCTGGTGACATTAGCCTGTTATCTGGGGGAGGACTTCTCTCCTAAGGCTCACGCAGCCACAGACAAGTACCTGTCTGCCTACTCTGCGGTGCTGGCCGAGAAATTCAGATAA